GAATACCGGTGACTGAGAATCACAAATGAGGAGAGGTGTGGGTGTACATATtcataaaattatagagttgtagagttggaagtcagAAGTGGAACTGAAAGGATTACCAAATAAGGAGGAATGGTTTATGAAACTGATGCAatgtgctgaaatggcaaaatcagCTGCCAAATTAAGAGGACATTTCAAGTGGTTAAGGAGGAATGGAGACCACCGATGGTTTATCTATCAAATTATCACCAATACAAGAAGTTGTGGGCAGAATTTGAAATATAATCAGTGGATTACTGAAAGATTTAGTGGTAGAGGGgtttagataataataataaaaatatgtgttataaaacagctaataaaaatgagggggggggaaacaaacatcAGGAAATGAGAGGTGGGAATTCAAGAAGAAACtttgtttattaaaaatgtatatgaTGTATATGATGTAAATGCTATATATGTTAAATGTTGAGTTggaagagtggtggactcataatctggtgaaccgggttcacttccctgctcctccacatgcagctgctgtgtgaccttgggctactcataCTTCTCCATACTCTCTTAgcctcacacacctcacagagtgtttattgtggaagaggaatggaaaggagattgttagccactttgagactccttaaggggagtggaaggcaggatatcaagtcctcctcctcctcctccttctcctcctcctcctcctcctcctcttcttcttcttcttcttttcatcatctcctgcaatgcaggaatctcagctaaagcatccatcgcaggtggccatccaacctctgcttacaaacctccaaggaaggagagttcaataacctcccaaaggagtccactccacagttgaacagcttttactgtcagatccctccccccttcaatgtttagtcagaatctcctttcttgtaacttgaagccattggtccctACTTCTGGACTTCCCAATGGGACAACTCGTTGGGTACTGTGAGAGCAGAGTCTTTGAGCAAATGGACCTTTGGCTTATCCAGAAGGGCTGCTCTAATGTCATGGTAAGGGCAGTGCCCCCAAATTCAACATGTGAATAAGTGTGTGCTTGTGTAGATAAAAAGGCAGTAGCTGCTATCTGTTTAAATTCCATCAAGCCACACCTTTAAGAAGTCAAGAGAGACCAAATTGagtcattgagagccagtgtggtgtagtggttaagatcggtaaactcgtaatctggtgaaccgggttcgcgtctccgctcctccacatgcagctgctgggtgaccttgggctagtcacacttctttgaagtctctcagccccactcacctcacagagtgtttgttgtgggggaggaagggaaaggagaatgttagctgttttgagactccttcgggtagtgaaaagcgggatatcaaatccaaactcctcctcttcttcttcttcttcttcttcttcttcttcttcttcttcttcttcttcttcttcttcttcctcacccacaaccaccaccacaaagcCCAGTACAGGTATGTAATCTAGATGTATAACCCAGAGATGTTCCAAAGGGAATGAATGCCAGATATTGGAAGACTCGGCACAGACAAAAGGATAGATTTATTTGTGGAATTCTACCACAgtagaggcagtgatggccaccagtttgaatggctttaaaaaaggaatagaggaattcatggaggagaaatgtTATCAGTGGAACATGTGAAACTcttgatggtctgactcagtataaagcagaatCCTATATTCCCACTcctcaatattttaaaaaatatctattTGACCAAAATTAACGGTCTTTTCTAGGCCAGGTTACACACTGAGCATCTCACTTTAAAAATGTTCAACCTAGTCCTAGTAACACTTTAAGAAATAGTGATTATGAGGTCTGAAACAAAGTATACCTAATAGCAGGTATGGTGGGGTTTTCCCCACTTTTGTTTTCCCACTTTTGCACTGCTTTCTGAACCTATTAAGTGCCCTTTAGGTTCTCAGTCAGCTCAGGGTCTTCTAGACCTACATATCGCAGGATTCTTCAAACATGGGAGATTAGCCTGGTATTCTCTTTTCGATGAATTTTCACCATAAGATGCCAAATCAAACAAGAGAGATAGGGAGAGTAGAATACAGAATGATCTTTAATGCAAATGTGGACAGTGTCAAGTAGGCAAGTGTACAGATAGCAGAAATGAACAGGGCAAAGGCACATACTGTATAGTACAATGTAGCTCTGAACTCATTCATAGATTAAATACTTtcaagggagaaagaaggaggaaggaaaaacGGCTGGAATTTATGCAATAGATGTTGGCTTTTATCATGGTCCTCGAGGCTTAAATTTTCAGAATCCAGGAGAAGACGCTGCATCACCTTCACCCATTCAGGGTCATTCCTGTCAGCATCACACATAGGTTCTTCAAGAGTTCAATATATCTAAAGGCAAACACTACCACGATGTTGGATTCTATGATGGTCCCAGAAGCTCAGAATTCAGGACAAGACACAGAATAATAATAGATTTGCATCATCTTCACCCATTCAGGGTCATTGCTATCATCatcagacagatttttttttcgtAACAAGTTCAGTAGGCTTAAACGCACACACTACCACGACGTCCCAGCAGGGTTTTCCTTCCAAAGAGCTCACCCCTCCTCAGACCAAAATTGGAACCTCCAAGGAAGCCACCGAAATTGCTTCCAAGGAGACCTGACCCATAGCCATAGCCTCCTACCAGCCCAGAACCACCAACGGCACATGGAGTGTTGCCTCCAACAGCCACAGGCTCACAGCTGGCAGAGAGGATGGGCCCTGGGATGGTCAGGACAGAGGCAGGTGGCTGGATCACGACCTCTGCTGGTGGGATTTGGTTGATGCATGATGGGACAACTCCTGACAGGACTCCAAGGTTGGCTGCTCTTTCAGCACCTCCATATCCATAACCGAGACCACCATATCCTTGGCCGAATCCTCCAAATCCAGAGCCGAGACCTCCCAATCCATAGCCGAGACCACCATAGCCAAGACCTCCTGCTGAGCCGAACCCAACAGTGGGGGTGGAAGCCCAGGATGGGACAGCACAGGATGGACCACAGTCAACCATTGTTGGATGGAGGTGAGtctggaaaacaaaaaaacaagggaGAAAATAAGTGTAGGGTACATCTCTTCAATGGGGAGTGCAAGGTTTTTGCCTGATGTATTAGGATATTTCCCCCATTCCCATTTCACCCAATTTAAACCATCTTCCTTGAATGAAAATCAGCTGTCTTCCAttattcatcaaacattaactcCTAATTTATGGATTCTGTATTGTCCTCTATGTCATCACTACAGCCCTTCTCTTCCTTGTGGGTCCTAAATCCGATCCCTCATGGTTCCAGGAAGGTGAGGGGATGTCCCTTGCCTGAAGTCCTGCTtctagtcagtgtaaacaatactgaagtAGGGGTCCAGTGGTCTGACATGGTACAGGTCAACTCCATATGCTTCCACTTAAGTCAGCGCTTTAGACAGAGCCTTGAAGTCTAGGCTTTTCCCTTTTTTCTATGGGAAGCGTCATAGGGTCATTGCTCAGTGGCAGGATgtgtggtttgcatgcagaaattcccaggttcagtcccaggAATCTGCAGGTTGAGCTGGTTAATGTTCCCTCCTTGAAGCTTTGGAGAGTCACAGCTGGTCATTGTAGATGATGCCAATTTGGATGGGCCAAGAGTCTAACTCAGTATAGGACAGCTAAATACATGATTTCATGAGATAGATACAGAAAAGAAGCCAGCCAGCAACAAGAAGGGTTGAGATTCCTGGTTGTTGGTCCCTTTGGCgcacccataaaatatttgagtgtgctgtcatcccccccccccaagctgataAGCatcgccattcaaatggtgttggCATGTCACATTTTGTGATTAATTACctgcccccatattttattcaatttggcaccccTGGGGGGGATCTATCCATCTCACAGAATAATAGAGCTGGAATTCAGTTAGTTGAACCAACTGATCAGTGCAAGAATCATGCAAATACAAGATCCCAGCGTAGgctcatagaatggtagagttgaaagggaccaagAGGGTAATCTAGCTCAaccaatacaggaatctttttgcccagtgtggggctcgaatccatgaccctgaggttaagagcctCACGCTCTACCGAGTGAACATGTGACTTACCAAAGTCTCGGAGGAGTCGAAATGGagagaaggagatcaagtccagGGAAGCTGTTGAAATATCTCAGCCAAGGGAAACCCTTTTATACTCATTTGACTGGATCCCCTGATGGCCCCACAGCTGGCTTGGATACACCCCCTGTTCCTCTGAAGCTTGAATTAGCAAATAATTTGAGATATGCCTCGGGCCCCCTAATTATTTTAATAAGAAcgaaaaatgagaaaaaaagtGTTAGCATTTCCTCAACTTCCCACAATGCGTCTCTCCCACTCTGACACTTTTGATCTTGGCTTCTTAATTCTACTGCAAAACAAAGTTAAAAGAAATGATTGTATGTTCCTTTTCTGTCAGACAGATCAACAGATATGTTGTCCccattttttcctcttcaaaatagCTAAAGTAGCTGTGGGTGTTCAGAGTGGGCTACTTGACTTTCATATCCAGGATTTCAGTTGATCTTTCCAGCCACAACACATTGCCACCGTTCTAAGCCTCCACTGCAGTGGGAACCATTGGAAAGAGGGGTATCGAAACCCCATCCTTCTTGTGGGCTTTTCATTGAATCTGGCTGGGCacagtgagaataggatgctggacgagatgcggtttttctttttatttctttttctgatttattttttttaaaaaacaaacaatcctCTTGTACCCCCACCCTCCAAGAAACATCCCACTTATTAGCAATGCAAACAGTGCTGTTAAATATTAAGCAGGTTAGTCTTATCGTTTAGAGTTGGTTTTTATCGCTTGTGTCTTCCACTTTGCCTTAACTGATTGTTCCAGAATCAGTTCCTTAACtgattgtatctgaagaagtgtgcatgcacacaaaagctcataccaagaacaaacttagttggtctctaaggtgctactggaaagaaatttttattttgttttgattgttccAGAGTGAGCAATGAGCGGCTGGTGGTGAGGAAACAACATTGTTCTTTCCACTGTGTTGTGTAAACATATACCATACAGTTTCAAAATGATCTTTGGTCTTTGTGTTTCTTGGTGCTCTGAAATGCTTCACTGGTTTCTCCACAAGAGCTACGTTCCATAGTCATCATGCTTCTGAAGCTAAACTAGTTGCTGTTTTCAATATTGTGTTTATGGATTTCAAGCTGCAGACAAAAAGACTgctactgtataaaggtaaaggtagagggacccctgaccattaggtccagtcgtgtccgactctggggttgcagctctcatctttactggctgagggagccggtgtacagcttccgggtcatgtggccagcatgattaagccgcttctggcgaaccagagcagcacacggaaacaccgtttaccttccggctggagcggtacctatttatctacttgcactttgatgtgctttcgaactgctaggtgggcaggagctgggaccgagcaatgggagctcaacccgtcacaaggatttgaaccgctgaccttctgatcagcaagccctaggctctgtggtttgacccacagcgccacccgcctatATCTGTATACTGTATATCCTTCCACATTTAATTTTTATGGCCATCTCTTAACAAATTAAGTAAAGCTAGCTTTTAATCAAGTTAccttccagcgggaaggtaaacggtctttccatgcgctgctctggttcgccagaagtggcttagtcatgctggccacatgatccagaagctgtacaccggctccctcagccagtaaagccagatgagcaccacaaccccagagtcgtccgcaactggacctaatggtcaggggtccctttacctaatattCATTGACACAAGGTTATCATATATACAGGTGCCCAATAAAGCAACATTATTCGACAGCGTTAgtgagaaaacatttttttttttaggggggagaaTAGGTTTGATGTAGCCAGTGATGTAGAATAGGTTTGATGTAGTCAGTGATGTAGTTGTGATccagcaaaacatctggagaactgcaGATTTAGCAGCCCTGTACTAGAAAACGGTGCCAGTAAATAAGGGATCAAATATTAAACTCACTTATTATATTAGCCATCCCGGATTACATGAATTTCCAGTCTCTTGGTAACTCATAATGTCAAAGTTGCCAAAAAATGCAAGATTTTATAAAAATTTTGTTATAAAACAAAAGATGTTACAAAAATCCCCGAATAGCCACCTGTTTCATTCTTATATTCATTCTTATAG
This is a stretch of genomic DNA from Lacerta agilis isolate rLacAgi1 chromosome 17, rLacAgi1.pri, whole genome shotgun sequence. It encodes these proteins:
- the LOC117039192 gene encoding claw keratin-like, with translation MVDCGPSCAVPSWASTPTVGFGSAGGLGYGGLGYGLGGLGSGFGGFGQGYGGLGYGYGGAERAANLGVLSGVVPSCINQIPPAEVVIQPPASVLTIPGPILSASCEPVAVGGNTPCAVGGSGLVGGYGYGSGLLGSNFGGFLGGSNFGLRRGELFGRKTLLGRRGSVCV